A genomic region of Mycolicibacterium poriferae contains the following coding sequences:
- a CDS encoding ferredoxin reductase — translation MFTETLTKRVRRSSLLDLLTGPHGVDRYTELVDPTWTRGEGRARVVGVRRNTPRSVTLTLDPNRAFRAGMPGFRAGQHVNVTVEVDGRRRTRPYSIASGEGDRYLELTIGRHDGGVVSPYLVAHARRGLVVGLDSVGGEFTLPETLTEPVLLVSGGTGITPVMSMLRTLRARRHRGRVVFVHYARSAEEACYRDELALTAAEMPNVTVLHGYTREPAASDLVGSFGSDHVVAADIQPGHVYVCGPPALVDAVREQFPNAQSESFVPPVLAPQQASGGRIRFSDSEIEIDDDGTPLLGQAEAAGLTPESGCRMGICFSCTRRKNSGAVRNVITGAVSSTDEEDVQICVSAPVGDVDIAL, via the coding sequence ATGTTTACTGAAACCTTGACCAAGCGGGTGCGGCGCTCCTCGCTGCTGGACCTGCTCACCGGTCCGCACGGAGTGGACCGCTACACCGAGTTGGTCGACCCGACCTGGACACGGGGCGAGGGCCGTGCCCGGGTCGTCGGGGTGCGGCGCAACACGCCGCGCAGCGTCACGCTGACGCTGGACCCCAACCGCGCCTTCCGGGCGGGCATGCCCGGGTTCCGGGCCGGCCAGCACGTCAACGTCACCGTCGAGGTCGACGGACGCCGACGTACCCGGCCGTACTCGATCGCCAGCGGCGAGGGCGACCGCTACCTGGAGCTGACGATCGGACGGCACGACGGCGGTGTGGTCTCGCCCTACCTGGTCGCGCATGCCCGTCGCGGCCTGGTGGTCGGTCTGGATTCGGTGGGTGGCGAGTTCACCCTTCCCGAGACCCTGACCGAACCCGTGCTGCTGGTGTCCGGCGGCACCGGCATCACCCCGGTGATGTCGATGCTGCGCACCCTGCGCGCGCGCCGTCACCGCGGCCGCGTGGTGTTCGTGCACTACGCCCGGTCGGCGGAGGAGGCGTGCTACCGCGACGAGCTCGCCCTGACCGCGGCCGAGATGCCCAATGTGACCGTGCTGCACGGCTACACGCGCGAGCCCGCGGCCTCGGATCTGGTCGGGAGCTTCGGTTCCGACCACGTCGTCGCCGCAGACATCCAGCCCGGACACGTCTACGTGTGTGGGCCCCCCGCCCTCGTCGACGCGGTGCGCGAGCAGTTCCCGAACGCGCAGTCGGAGAGCTTCGTGCCGCCGGTCCTCGCTCCGCAGCAGGCCTCCGGTGGCCGGATCCGGTTCAGCGACAGCGAGATCGAGATCGACGACGACGGCACTCCACTGCTCGGTCAGGCCGAGGCCGCCGGCCTGACCCCGGAAAGCGGCTGCCGCATGGGCATCTGCTTTTCCTGCACCCGCCGCAAGAACAGCGGCGCTGTGCGCAACGTGATCACCGGCGCGGTGTCCTCGACCGACGAGGAGGACGTGCAGATCTGTGTGTCCGCGCCCGTCGGCGACGTCGACATCGCCCTGTAA
- a CDS encoding fatty acid desaturase family protein has translation MTDTLTTTDETPTDDTPTVETATTQPGPAQTISKTVAGKTVTLTPEQAEAFGRELDELKERVIADLGERDATYIRRMIKAQRTLEVGGRALLFGGIFPPFWLAGTAMLGLSKIIDNMEIGHNVMHGQYDWMGDPALSSRGFEWDTACPADQWRHSHNYMHHTYTNIVGLDRDVGYGILRMSSDQKWKPYYLGNPVYAFLLMVLFQYGVALHEMESEKIASGEISIKDKREILEGIWAKTKRQTLKDYVAFPLLAGPFAPWVFTGNLTANLIRNVWSYMIIFCGHFPEDVQEFTIEETKAESRGQWYFRQILGSANLTGGKLFHILSGNLSFQIEHHLFPDIPAHRHAEISESVREICGRYGIPYNTGPLPRQFATVVRKIVRLALPWT, from the coding sequence ATGACTGACACCTTGACCACCACTGACGAGACCCCCACTGACGACACTCCCACCGTCGAGACCGCCACGACGCAGCCCGGCCCGGCCCAGACGATCTCCAAGACCGTCGCGGGGAAGACCGTCACGCTGACCCCCGAGCAGGCCGAGGCGTTCGGCCGTGAGCTCGACGAGCTCAAAGAACGCGTCATCGCCGACCTGGGTGAGCGCGACGCCACTTACATCCGGCGAATGATCAAGGCGCAGCGCACCCTCGAGGTCGGCGGTCGCGCGCTGCTGTTCGGCGGGATCTTCCCGCCGTTCTGGCTGGCCGGCACCGCGATGCTGGGGCTGAGCAAGATCATCGACAACATGGAGATCGGCCACAACGTCATGCACGGCCAGTACGACTGGATGGGTGACCCGGCGTTGTCCAGCCGCGGATTCGAATGGGACACCGCGTGCCCGGCCGACCAGTGGCGGCACTCGCACAACTACATGCACCACACCTACACCAACATCGTGGGACTGGACCGCGACGTGGGCTACGGCATCCTGCGGATGAGCTCCGACCAGAAGTGGAAGCCGTACTACCTCGGCAACCCGGTGTACGCGTTCCTGCTGATGGTGCTGTTCCAGTACGGCGTGGCGCTGCACGAGATGGAGAGCGAGAAGATCGCCTCCGGTGAGATCTCCATCAAGGACAAGCGTGAGATCCTCGAGGGCATCTGGGCCAAGACCAAACGCCAGACGCTCAAGGACTACGTCGCGTTCCCGCTGCTGGCCGGGCCTTTCGCGCCGTGGGTGTTCACCGGCAACCTGACGGCGAACCTGATCCGCAACGTGTGGTCCTACATGATCATCTTCTGCGGGCACTTCCCCGAGGATGTGCAGGAGTTCACGATCGAGGAGACGAAAGCCGAATCCCGCGGCCAGTGGTATTTCCGGCAGATCCTCGGCTCGGCGAACCTGACCGGGGGCAAGCTGTTCCACATCTTGAGCGGCAACCTGTCGTTCCAGATCGAGCACCACCTGTTTCCCGACATCCCCGCACACCGGCACGCCGAGATCTCCGAGAGTGTGCGCGAGATCTGTGGTCGCTACGGCATCCCGTACAACACCGGGCCGCTGCCGCGGCAGTTCGCCACCGTGGTCCGCAAGATCGTCAGGCTCGCGCTGCCCTGGACGTAG
- a CDS encoding phospholipase D-like domain-containing protein, which translates to MTNATSDAALVVPGRTCWQTARADRFATIVDGADYLAHVKAAMLRAKRRIMLIGWDLDYRTAFEPGHPTQLGPNTLGPFLHWLLFREPGVHVYLLKSNLRLLPALDGFWFGVTPVALVNQVTSRRIHFAVDGARPTGAVHHQKIVVVDDDVAFCGGIDLTVGRWDTRDHAPGDQRRTTSGEPYGPRHEVATAVDGAAARVLAEQARQRWQTATGKSLPALAAAGSMWPNRLTPALRDVEVGVARTMPALPGRPEVREVEALNLAAIAAARQVIYLENQYLAARSLAEALAERLREPDGPEVVIVLPRSSESRLEQESMDSARERMLRLLWDADVHQRLGVYWPVVKGGESVYVHSKVLVVDDRLLRIGSSNLNNRSLGFDSECDVVIEAPTEGGDDIRDHIVGVRDDLVAEHLGVSPLRFSSEVRERGSFLGSVNALRGTGRSLRTFTEFMVAADASPFAENDLMDPDTVPSSIADSVQNLAVRVITWPLANGAPQLWSIVRDFTGGGDPGPEYSVDVAADAG; encoded by the coding sequence ATGACGAACGCCACGAGCGACGCTGCGCTGGTCGTGCCAGGACGCACGTGCTGGCAGACCGCGCGGGCCGATCGGTTCGCGACGATCGTCGACGGTGCCGACTACCTGGCGCATGTCAAGGCCGCCATGCTGCGCGCCAAGCGCCGGATCATGTTGATCGGCTGGGACCTGGACTATCGGACCGCCTTCGAACCCGGGCATCCGACGCAGCTGGGCCCCAACACGCTCGGCCCTTTCCTGCACTGGTTGCTGTTCCGGGAGCCCGGCGTGCACGTGTATCTGCTGAAGTCCAACCTGCGGCTGCTGCCGGCGTTGGACGGGTTCTGGTTCGGCGTCACCCCGGTGGCGCTGGTCAACCAGGTCACCTCGCGGCGCATCCATTTCGCGGTGGACGGCGCGCGCCCCACCGGGGCGGTGCACCACCAGAAGATCGTGGTGGTCGACGACGACGTCGCGTTCTGCGGGGGCATCGACCTGACCGTCGGTCGGTGGGACACCCGCGACCACGCGCCCGGCGATCAGCGCCGCACGACGTCGGGGGAGCCCTACGGGCCCCGCCACGAGGTGGCCACCGCCGTCGACGGCGCCGCGGCCCGCGTTCTCGCCGAACAGGCGCGGCAACGGTGGCAGACCGCGACCGGCAAGTCGCTGCCCGCGCTCGCGGCCGCGGGGTCGATGTGGCCGAACCGGTTGACGCCGGCCCTGCGCGATGTGGAGGTGGGCGTGGCCCGCACCATGCCCGCCCTCCCGGGCCGGCCCGAGGTGCGTGAGGTGGAAGCGCTGAATCTGGCGGCCATCGCCGCCGCGCGCCAGGTGATCTATCTGGAGAACCAGTACCTTGCCGCGCGCAGCCTCGCCGAGGCGCTCGCCGAGCGGCTGCGCGAACCCGACGGGCCCGAGGTGGTGATCGTGCTGCCCCGTAGCTCGGAGAGCCGCCTTGAACAGGAGTCGATGGACAGTGCCCGGGAGCGCATGCTGCGGCTGCTGTGGGACGCCGACGTGCATCAGCGGCTGGGCGTGTACTGGCCGGTGGTCAAAGGTGGCGAATCGGTGTACGTGCACTCGAAGGTGCTGGTCGTCGACGACCGGCTGCTGCGGATCGGCTCGTCGAATCTGAACAACCGGTCGCTGGGCTTCGACAGCGAATGCGATGTCGTGATCGAGGCGCCGACCGAGGGCGGCGACGACATCCGCGACCACATCGTGGGTGTGCGTGACGATCTGGTGGCCGAGCACCTCGGTGTATCCCCGCTGCGGTTCAGTTCCGAAGTCCGCGAACGCGGTTCATTTCTGGGGTCGGTCAACGCCCTGCGCGGTACGGGGCGGTCGCTGCGCACCTTCACCGAGTTCATGGTCGCCGCTGATGCGTCACCCTTCGCGGAGAACGACCTGATGGACCCCGACACCGTGCCGTCCTCGATCGCCGATAGCGTGCAGAATCTGGCGGTCCGGGTCATCACCTGGCCCTTGGCCAACGGCGCACCCCAGCTGTGGTCGATCGTGCGGGACTTTACCGGCGGTGGTGATCCAGGGCCGGAGTACTCGGTCGACGTGGCCGCCGACGCCGGCTGA
- a CDS encoding PE-PPE domain-containing protein — protein sequence MPRTGGAITVRSRAHRSRSTFRKAAVKFALGAAVLPLLPAPTAAAAAAAAEVPSVPSPATVLTVFPWEGSMEDELQGTLCQAPNNCVQIRQFLWDPNGITTIETTIDTTPGTKVVFSYSEGARSVAKWMEQHAGDSDAPSPDELSFVLIGNPTRAYGGSDKKAMPQTQYQVIDVSRQYDPASDFPDDPTNLIALLNSLAAFTVIHTDYEGVDMYDPANIVWKEGNTTYVFVPTENLPLLEPLRNLGLKGLADALNGPLKEIVERAYDRSYLPTAPEEAADTSALSLTSARAERSVDTTPGPSDVDHEDSAATGIAAPPSQSSDNSPAAPLPFSRPDETAADELGTVDVGTVDVGTVDLGNVDLGADDLDYTATTPDDATTLPAEGASPEAATDDDIEIDLDDSVATADDSTKSPTLPTRETDPGSTTDDERLDRTSVSPGVTGHKATKEATAEAKENDRDDDSADDTSSDGDA from the coding sequence TTGCCGCGGACCGGAGGCGCGATCACGGTGAGATCGCGTGCTCATCGCTCGCGCTCGACGTTCAGGAAAGCTGCGGTGAAGTTTGCTTTGGGCGCTGCTGTCCTGCCGCTGCTACCTGCACCGACCGCCGCAGCAGCCGCCGCCGCCGCGGAGGTACCTTCGGTGCCGAGTCCCGCGACCGTACTGACCGTCTTTCCGTGGGAAGGCTCCATGGAGGACGAGCTCCAAGGAACGCTGTGCCAAGCACCCAACAACTGCGTCCAGATCCGTCAGTTCCTCTGGGATCCCAACGGAATCACGACCATCGAAACCACCATCGACACCACGCCGGGCACCAAGGTCGTGTTCTCCTACAGCGAGGGGGCCCGATCGGTCGCGAAGTGGATGGAGCAGCACGCAGGTGATTCCGACGCTCCGTCGCCGGACGAGCTGTCGTTCGTCCTGATCGGCAATCCCACTCGCGCATACGGCGGCTCAGACAAGAAGGCGATGCCGCAAACCCAGTACCAGGTGATCGACGTATCCCGCCAGTACGACCCGGCTTCCGACTTCCCCGACGATCCGACCAATCTCATTGCCCTACTGAATTCCTTGGCTGCGTTCACCGTCATTCACACCGACTACGAAGGCGTGGACATGTACGACCCCGCCAATATCGTGTGGAAAGAGGGCAACACCACCTACGTGTTCGTGCCGACCGAGAACCTTCCGCTGCTCGAGCCACTGCGAAATCTAGGGCTCAAGGGCTTGGCGGACGCACTCAACGGGCCGCTGAAAGAAATCGTGGAGCGGGCCTACGATCGGTCCTACCTGCCGACGGCGCCGGAAGAAGCCGCCGACACGTCTGCGTTGTCCTTGACGTCCGCCCGGGCCGAACGGTCAGTCGACACGACACCCGGACCGTCAGACGTCGACCACGAAGATTCGGCTGCCACTGGCATCGCCGCACCGCCGTCGCAATCCTCCGACAACTCGCCGGCCGCTCCCCTACCGTTCTCCAGGCCGGACGAGACCGCCGCGGACGAGCTCGGCACTGTCGACGTGGGCACTGTCGACGTGGGCACTGTTGACTTGGGCAATGTTGATCTTGGCGCCGACGACCTCGACTACACGGCGACGACGCCCGACGACGCCACGACCCTGCCCGCAGAGGGCGCCAGCCCCGAGGCGGCCACCGACGACGACATCGAGATCGACCTCGACGACTCGGTGGCGACAGCTGACGATTCCACGAAGTCGCCGACCCTACCCACGCGGGAAACCGACCCCGGCTCGACCACCGACGACGAACGGCTGGATCGCACCAGCGTGAGCCCCGGCGTCACCGGCCACAAGGCGACGAAAGAGGCGACGGCTGAGGCAAAGGAGAACGACCGGGACGACGATTCGGCCGACGACACCTCCAGCGACGGCGACGCATAG
- the nei2 gene encoding endonuclease VIII Nei2 translates to MPEGDTVFRTADKLRTALEGKVLTRCDVRVPRFAAVDLSGQTVDEVLSRGKHLFIRVGAASIHSHLKMDGAWIIGRVRAPAYKIRIVLETPDSRASGIDLGVLEVLDRATDMTAVEHLGPDLLGEDWSAQTAAANLVADPDRPLAEALLDQRVMAGVGNVFANELCFVFGLLPGTAVAQLPDPVRLATRAQQMLWANRLRINRTTTGNTRPGQDVWVYGRAGLPCRRCGTRIETDKGGDRVTYWCPTCQR, encoded by the coding sequence ATGCCCGAGGGCGATACCGTGTTCCGGACCGCGGACAAGCTGCGCACCGCCCTGGAGGGCAAGGTGTTGACCCGCTGCGATGTGCGGGTGCCGCGCTTCGCGGCGGTGGATCTGTCCGGGCAGACCGTCGACGAAGTGCTCAGCCGCGGCAAACACCTGTTCATCCGCGTCGGCGCGGCCAGCATCCACTCGCACCTGAAGATGGACGGCGCGTGGATCATCGGCCGGGTGCGGGCTCCGGCCTACAAGATCCGCATCGTGCTCGAGACCCCCGATTCGCGCGCCTCCGGAATCGATCTCGGCGTGCTCGAAGTGCTCGACCGCGCCACCGACATGACCGCGGTCGAACACCTGGGCCCGGACCTCCTGGGTGAGGACTGGTCGGCCCAGACCGCCGCGGCCAACCTGGTGGCCGACCCGGACCGGCCGCTGGCCGAGGCGCTGCTGGATCAGCGGGTGATGGCCGGCGTGGGCAACGTGTTCGCCAACGAACTGTGCTTCGTGTTCGGCTTGTTGCCCGGCACCGCGGTGGCACAGCTGCCCGACCCGGTGCGCCTGGCTACCCGCGCCCAGCAGATGTTGTGGGCCAACCGGTTACGCATCAACCGCACCACCACCGGTAACACCCGCCCCGGTCAGGATGTCTGGGTGTACGGCCGCGCGGGCCTGCCGTGCCGGCGCTGCGGTACCCGCATCGAAACCGACAAGGGCGGTGACCGGGTCACATATTGGTGCCCGACCTGCCAGCGATAA